A segment of the Actinomyces sp. oral taxon 171 str. F0337 genome:
GCCGTCCATCTGGGCGGCCACCGTCTCGGCCAGATCCTTGGTGCGGGCCAGGACGTAGCGGTCCATGACGTGCAGGCCACCGTGCTTGGCGAACAGGCTCGCGTCGCTCAGGTCGACGCCGTCGGTGACGTAGCCGGACTGGCCCGCCTGACCCGCGTAGAGGGCGAAGAAGTACCAGGTGTTCCACAGCGGCAGCACCACCTGGCGCACGGTGTCGCGGATGGCCTTGTCGGTGACCACGAGGTTGCCTCCGCGCATGACCGGCGCCGAGAGCAGGAACCAGCGCATGGCGTCGGCCCCGTCGCGGTCGAAGACCATGGAGACGTCCGGGTAGTTGCGCAGCGACTTGCTCATCTTCGCCCCGTCGTTGCCCAGGAGAATGCCGTGGGAGACGCAGGAGGTGAAGGCGGGCCGGTCGAACAGGGCCGTGGCCAGGACGTGGAGGGTGTAGAACCATCCGCGGGTCTGGCCGATGTACTCCACGATGAAGTCGCCCGGGTAGTGCGACTCGAACCACTCGACGTTCTCGAAGGGGTAGTGCACCTGGGCGAAGGGCATCGAGCCGGACTCGAACCAGCAGTCCAGGACGTCGGGGATGCGGCGCATCATGGACGTGCCCGTGGGGTCGTCGGGGTTGGGCCGCACGAGGGTGTCGATGAAGGGGCGGTGCAGGTCGGTGACCTTCACGCCGAAGTCGCGCTCGAGCTCGGCGTAGGAGCCGTAGACGTCGGTGCGCGGGTAGTCGGGGTTGTCGCTGACCCACACCGGGATGGGCGCGCCCCAGAAGCGGTTGCGGGAGATCGACCAGTCGCGCGCGTTCGCCAGCCACTTGCCGAAGATGCCGTCCTTGATGTGACCGGGGTACCAGTCGATGTCCTGGTTGAGCTCGACCATGCGGTCGCGGATCGCCGAGACGCGCACGAACCAGGAGGAGACGGCCTTGTAGATGAGCGGCTTGCGGCAGCGCCAGCAGTGCGGGTAGGAGTGCACGTAGGAGGCCTGGCGCACCAGGACGGCGCGCTGGTTCTCGTTGCGGCGGGCCAGGGGACCGGTACCGTCGCGCAGGTCGGCGACGATGGGTTTGTTGGCCTCGAAGACCTGCAGCCCGGCGTAGTCGCTCACCTCCTCGGTCAGGCGGCCGCCGTCGTCGACGGGCACGACCGTCTCGATGCCGGCCTCGGTGCAGGCGATCATGTCGTCCTCACCGAAGGCCGAGGCCATGTGCACCAGGCCGGTTCCGTCGGAGGTGGTGACGAAGTCGGCGGCGATGATCTGCCAGGCCTTCGGCCCGGGGGCGGCCCCCTCGGCCCGGTGGGCGGCGTCGTCGAAGTAGTCGAAGATCGGGTGGTAGCGCCGCCCCACCAGGTCGGCCCCGGTGCAGGTGGACACGACCTGCGGCTCCTCGCCGAGCTCGCGGGCGTAGGCGCCCAGGAGGTCACGCGCCATGACGACGTCCTGGCCGGCCACCGGCGAGTCGAGGTCCTCGTCGACGTGGACGGTCACGTACTCGACGTCGGGGCCCACGGCGATGGCCAGGTTGGAGGGCAGGGTCCAGGGCGTGGTGGTCCAGATGAGGACCAGCTCGGGGCGCTCGGCACCCTGGCGCAGGGGCTCCTCCAGGCGCAGGCCCACCGTGACCGTGTTGTCCTGTCGGTCCTGGTAGACGTCGTCGTCCATCTTGAGCTCGTGGTTGCTCAAGGGGGTGCGGTCGTGCCAGCAGTAAGGCAGGACGCGGTAGCCCTGGTAGGCCAGTCCCTTGTCCCACAGCTGCTTGAAGGCCCACAGCACCGACTCCATGTAGTCGGGGTCGAGGGTCTTGTAGTCGTTGTCGAAGTCGACCCAGCGGGCCTGGCGGGTGACGTAGTCCTCCCACTCCTTGGTGTAGCGCAGGACGGAGCTGCGGCACTCCTCATTGAACTTCTCGATGCCGATGCCGCCGGGGCGGGTGATCTCGGTGACGTCATCGATGCCGAGCAGGCGTTGGGCCTCGAGCTCGGCGGGCAAGCCGTGGGTGTCCCAGCCGAAGCGGCGCTCGACGCGCTTGCCGCGCTGAGTCTGGTAGCGCCCGACGGCGTCCTTGACGTATCCGGTCAGCAGGTGGCCGTAGTGGGGCAGGCCGTTGGCGAAGGGCGGGCCGTCGTAGAAGACGAACTCGTCGCAGGGCTCGCCGCGGTTGTCGATGGAGGCCTGGAAGGTGCCGTCGGCCTTCCAGTAGGCCAGGACGTCCTCCTCAATGGCGGGGAAGGAGGGCGAGGGGTCGATCTGCTCCCCCGGCCGGTGCAGGGGGTAGAAGGCGGCGCCGGTCGGCTCGCTGCCGCCGGCGGTGGTGCTGTCAGCCATCTTCTCAGCCATCGCGGTGTGCTCTCGTCTCACTCGTTCCTACCGCCTCGGGCGGGTGCCCAGGGCCTGACGAGGACGACGTCGGCTCCCGGCCGGGACTGGTGCCCGGCTGGTGCCGCACCGCGGTACCACCTCGCTTGCCGTGCTGCATGCCCCGACGGGGACGGCGTGCACGACCGCTTCGTTTCCAGCTGTGACGGGCTGTCCCGTCCGGTTCTACTGCGGGCCGACGGCGCTGGTGCGCCGGGGTCCGGTTCTTCCGGAGGCTCGCCGGTGATGGCCGGGTCGGTGCCTTTGCTCCGGGGAGTGTAGTGGGCGGCATGCATCCGGGGCCAGTTCGCACCCCGCCTCGGCGACGTCGTCCTTCCCACACCCGACGGCGGAATAGGTGGAATAGCGGCAAGCGCCCTCCTGTCCCGGCCCCGACCCCGACCGAATCCGCACACACCAACAAGAACTTCAGGGACGACACGAATACGCGTCGTCCCTGAAGAGAATGTTGATCTGGGGAGCCTAAGCCTGGATGCTGATCACCGACTCGGATCCGCTCGGTCTAGCCGGCTGCGTTGAGCTCCTCGACGGCCTCCTGAGGGAGGTTGAAGCGGGTGGCCTCGACGGCCTCAGTGAGCTGAGTGACGCTGCTGACGCCCACGATCGGGGTGATGGTCGGCTGCTGGGCGTTGAGGAGAGCCAGCACGACCTGGCTCGGCTTCATGGCCAGGCTGTCCGACCACCTGCGCAGCACCGTCAGACGGTTGTCAGTCCCCGGATGCCTGTAGGCCTCGGGCAACGGGCGCTCCGGGTGCTCGTAGGCGCCGGTGAGCAGCGGCGTGTAGGCCCACAGGTCCAGCCCGTAGCGCTCGACGAGGTCCTTGCTCTCGATGGTCATCATCCCGTGAGGGTGGTCCTCACCCTCGACCGGGATGTCCGGCCTCGGATGGAGATACGACTCCCTCAGCTGTAGAGCGCTGAAACCGGCCGAGCCTCGCTGCTGGGCGTGCACGTTGGCTGCGGCGGCGTACCAGGCCGGGTGGTTGGACAGCCCGATCCGTGAGGTTAGCCCTTGACCAACCAGGTCGCCGAAGGTCTCGGCGACATCGGCGACCAACTGCTCCCGGTCCTCCATGTGAGCCCAGTACATGTCGATGCGCTCCGTCTGCAGGCGCTGCAGGCTGTCCCGGATGGCCCGATTGACAGTGTCCTTGCTGAGGCCTTCCACGGCGTCGGGGAAGCCGTGGGGGCGGGTCGGCTCCGCACCGGCCTTGGTGCTGATCCTCACCTGGTCGCGCACACCTCGATCAGCGAGCCACTGGCCGATGACGGTCTCGCTCTGGCCACCGAGGCCGGTCTCGGATCCCCAGAAGGCGTAGCAGTTCGCGGTGTCGATCCACTGGCCGCCCAGATCCAGGTAGGCGTCGAGGATCTCTCCGGACTGGGTGGCGGACAGGCGGGTTCCGAAGTGCATGGTGCCCAGCGCCATGCGGGGGTGTGCGTCAGTCATGGGGGGCCTCTCCTCCGTGTCATCAGGGTGAGCGATGTGAGGTACGCCTGCGACCGTAACCGAATCTGCACACACCAACAAGAACTTCAAAGACGACACGAATACGCGTCGCCTTTGAAGAAAATGTTGTTCTGTGGGCGGTGGCGCCGGCGCTCTCAGCCCTGGGCGCCTGGAGAGGCGTCCTGCTGCTGGAGGACACCCGAGGAGCCTGAGCCACCCTTCTGGTTGCTGCCATCACTCGAGCCGGAGCCCGACTGCTGGCCGCCGTTCGAGCCCGAGCCGGAACCACCGGAGGCGTCCCCGTTAGGGGTGGTCCGGCCGGCTCCGCCGGAGCCTCCTCCCGGACCGCCCTGACCGTTCTGTCCGCCGGGGCCTCCCTGGCCACCTTGACCGCCGGGGCCGCCACCGGGCATCTGTCCGCCAGGCCCGCCCTGACCACCAGGGCCTCCTTGCCCGCCAGGACCTCCCTGGCCCCCTCCGGGCACGCCCTGACCGTTGCCGGCTCCCTGCTGCTGGGCGTGACCGTTCTGGGCGCTGGAACTGAGGAGCTCGTTGCTCCCCCACCCGGCCCCGAAGGAGCCCGCCAGCAGCGCCACCCCGGCAGCACCCACGACGGCGCGACGACGGTACCAGGGCCCACGAGCCTTGGCCCGGGCCTTCTTGGCCGCTGGGGACGTGGAGGGCACGGCACCGATGGCCGCCGCGTTCTGAGCATCCGGGGACACCCACGCCCCTCCCAGCCTGGTGTCGGCAG
Coding sequences within it:
- the ileS gene encoding isoleucine--tRNA ligase, whose amino-acid sequence is MAEKMADSTTAGGSEPTGAAFYPLHRPGEQIDPSPSFPAIEEDVLAYWKADGTFQASIDNRGEPCDEFVFYDGPPFANGLPHYGHLLTGYVKDAVGRYQTQRGKRVERRFGWDTHGLPAELEAQRLLGIDDVTEITRPGGIGIEKFNEECRSSVLRYTKEWEDYVTRQARWVDFDNDYKTLDPDYMESVLWAFKQLWDKGLAYQGYRVLPYCWHDRTPLSNHELKMDDDVYQDRQDNTVTVGLRLEEPLRQGAERPELVLIWTTTPWTLPSNLAIAVGPDVEYVTVHVDEDLDSPVAGQDVVMARDLLGAYARELGEEPQVVSTCTGADLVGRRYHPIFDYFDDAAHRAEGAAPGPKAWQIIAADFVTTSDGTGLVHMASAFGEDDMIACTEAGIETVVPVDDGGRLTEEVSDYAGLQVFEANKPIVADLRDGTGPLARRNENQRAVLVRQASYVHSYPHCWRCRKPLIYKAVSSWFVRVSAIRDRMVELNQDIDWYPGHIKDGIFGKWLANARDWSISRNRFWGAPIPVWVSDNPDYPRTDVYGSYAELERDFGVKVTDLHRPFIDTLVRPNPDDPTGTSMMRRIPDVLDCWFESGSMPFAQVHYPFENVEWFESHYPGDFIVEYIGQTRGWFYTLHVLATALFDRPAFTSCVSHGILLGNDGAKMSKSLRNYPDVSMVFDRDGADAMRWFLLSAPVMRGGNLVVTDKAIRDTVRQVVLPLWNTWYFFALYAGQAGQSGYVTDGVDLSDASLFAKHGGLHVMDRYVLARTKDLAETVAAQMDGYDITGACATIRDFLDVLTNWYLRTSRQRFTDGETAAFDTLATVLRVLTEVMAPLAPLVSEEIWRGLTGGRSVHLTDWPVLPNHVANAELVTAMDEARAAVSAALSLRKAEKLRVRQPLRSLTIATADPAGLAPFRELVAEEVNVKEVRVLDAESAGYEARTDLALNPRAFSPEVRKLTSRLFAAVKAGQWELTEDGDVRFNDVLLDGTPVVLEAEDSAFTLTTRIEVDDDSLAATMLPSGAFVVLETALDDALEAEGWARDLVRLVQDERKAAGLHVGDRIRMELRVPEDKGAWTGAHLDLIKREVGCVDASVVADPAAKDPTATVEKVSETTDR
- a CDS encoding aldo/keto reductase — encoded protein: MTDAHPRMALGTMHFGTRLSATQSGEILDAYLDLGGQWIDTANCYAFWGSETGLGGQSETVIGQWLADRGVRDQVRISTKAGAEPTRPHGFPDAVEGLSKDTVNRAIRDSLQRLQTERIDMYWAHMEDREQLVADVAETFGDLVGQGLTSRIGLSNHPAWYAAAANVHAQQRGSAGFSALQLRESYLHPRPDIPVEGEDHPHGMMTIESKDLVERYGLDLWAYTPLLTGAYEHPERPLPEAYRHPGTDNRLTVLRRWSDSLAMKPSQVVLALLNAQQPTITPIVGVSSVTQLTEAVEATRFNLPQEAVEELNAAG